From a single Stackebrandtia endophytica genomic region:
- a CDS encoding peptidylprolyl isomerase codes for MTTATLHTNKGDIVIELFDNHAPKTVRNFVELAEGTRDYVDPTTGKPGSGPYYNGVIFHRIISGFMIQTGDPTGTGRGGPGYDFADEFHTDLAFNKPYLLGMANAGPGTNGSQFFITVSPQPHLTRRHTIFGEVKDANSQKVVDDIGAVATDRNDKPLNDVVIERVTITR; via the coding sequence ATGACAACCGCTACCTTGCACACCAACAAAGGCGACATCGTCATCGAGCTGTTCGACAACCACGCGCCCAAGACCGTGCGCAACTTCGTCGAACTGGCCGAGGGGACTCGCGACTACGTCGACCCGACCACCGGGAAGCCCGGCAGCGGCCCGTACTACAACGGCGTGATCTTCCACCGGATCATCTCCGGTTTCATGATCCAGACCGGCGACCCGACCGGAACCGGTCGCGGCGGCCCGGGCTACGACTTCGCCGACGAGTTCCACACCGACCTGGCGTTCAACAAGCCCTACCTGCTGGGCATGGCGAACGCGGGCCCGGGCACCAACGGTTCGCAGTTCTTCATCACCGTCAGCCCGCAGCCGCACCTGACCCGCCGTCACACCATCTTCGGTGAGGTCAAGGACGCCAACTCGCAGAAAGTGGTGGACGACATCGGTGCGGTCGCAACCGATCGCAACGACAAGCCATTGAACGATGTCGTCATCGAACGCGTTACCATTACCCGGTAA
- a CDS encoding PLP-dependent aminotransferase family protein, with protein MAAATDTISFSRGAPSLDIVDIEGLKAATVAAFDKDPARIAGYGTSVGYPPLREWIADKHGVAVDQVLVTNGSMQADAFLFDALVTPETPVIVERPTYDRTLLGLRNRRGDLHPIGLESDGLDVAALEEALKGGLRPKLAHIIPNFQNPAGVTLSAAKRTRLLELATEYGFTIFEDDPYLDIRFRGESLPTMLSLDTQGSVVFASSFSKTVCPGLRTGYLVGPTNLIGKIASMATNTYIAPNMLAQATIFQFAVSGALETSIHNVRKALAERADALAAALSRHLPDAEFTVPDGGYFLWVDLGPEVDVHKLLPAAQERGVQVVKGTDFVLEGGEHSLRLAYSAVPADRVDEGVRRLAAAIEDCKLFVAIS; from the coding sequence ATGGCAGCCGCAACTGACACCATCTCGTTCTCCCGAGGGGCACCCAGCCTCGACATCGTCGACATCGAGGGCCTGAAGGCGGCGACGGTCGCCGCGTTCGACAAGGACCCGGCCCGCATCGCCGGCTACGGCACCTCGGTGGGTTATCCCCCGTTGCGCGAGTGGATCGCCGACAAGCACGGCGTGGCCGTCGACCAGGTCCTGGTCACCAACGGTTCGATGCAGGCCGACGCGTTCCTGTTCGACGCGCTCGTCACTCCCGAGACACCCGTCATCGTGGAGCGCCCGACCTATGACCGGACCCTGCTGGGATTGCGCAACCGGCGCGGTGACCTGCACCCGATCGGTCTGGAGTCCGACGGTCTGGACGTCGCGGCTCTCGAGGAGGCGTTGAAGGGCGGGCTGCGGCCGAAGCTGGCGCACATCATCCCGAACTTCCAGAACCCCGCCGGTGTGACGCTGTCGGCGGCCAAGCGCACCCGACTGCTCGAACTGGCCACCGAGTACGGGTTCACCATTTTCGAGGATGACCCGTACCTGGACATCCGGTTCCGGGGTGAGAGCCTGCCGACGATGCTGTCGTTGGACACTCAGGGGTCGGTGGTGTTCGCCTCGTCGTTCTCCAAGACGGTCTGTCCGGGACTTCGCACCGGCTACCTGGTGGGGCCGACGAACCTGATCGGCAAGATCGCGTCGATGGCGACCAACACCTACATCGCCCCGAACATGCTGGCACAGGCGACCATCTTCCAGTTCGCGGTCTCGGGTGCACTGGAGACGTCCATCCACAATGTTCGTAAGGCGCTGGCAGAGCGCGCCGACGCGTTGGCGGCGGCCCTGTCCCGCCATCTGCCCGATGCGGAATTCACCGTCCCCGACGGCGGTTACTTCCTGTGGGTCGACCTTGGACCCGAGGTTGACGTCCACAAGTTGCTTCCGGCCGCGCAGGAGCGCGGGGTTCAGGTCGTGAAGGGAACCGACTTCGTATTGGAAGGCGGCGAGCACAGTCTGCGACTGGCCTATTCGGCCGTACCCGCCGACCGAGTGGACGAAGGCGTTCGCCGTTTGGCGGCAGCAATCGAGGACTGTAAATTATTCGTTGCCATCTCGTGA
- a CDS encoding bacterial proteasome activator family protein produces MTNERAEHTDDIEANTDEHEHDSDADRDDQVEQSATVLVMGPDGKPVGTMEVDPETGESGDPAKLVEQPAKVMRVGSMIKQLLEEVRAAPLDEAGRQRLREIHARSIQELEDGLAPELRDELERLSLPFNGDQPPSESELRIAQAQLVGWLEGLFHGIQAALMAQQMAARVQLEQMRRGGVPALPPGGQIPAGVQQMLAGGDKDDDSGHGQYL; encoded by the coding sequence ATGACTAACGAGCGCGCGGAACATACCGACGACATCGAAGCGAACACCGACGAGCACGAGCACGACTCCGACGCCGATCGTGACGACCAGGTGGAACAGTCGGCGACGGTGTTGGTGATGGGGCCCGACGGCAAACCCGTCGGCACCATGGAGGTCGATCCGGAGACCGGCGAGTCGGGCGACCCGGCGAAGCTCGTCGAGCAGCCCGCCAAGGTGATGCGGGTGGGCAGCATGATCAAGCAGTTGCTGGAGGAGGTGCGTGCGGCTCCGCTGGACGAGGCCGGCCGCCAGCGGTTGCGTGAGATCCACGCCCGGTCGATCCAGGAACTGGAGGACGGCTTGGCGCCGGAGCTGCGCGACGAACTGGAGCGACTCTCGTTGCCGTTCAACGGTGACCAGCCGCCCTCGGAGTCCGAGCTTCGCATCGCGCAGGCCCAGCTGGTGGGATGGCTGGAAGGCCTGTTCCACGGTATTCAGGCCGCGCTCATGGCGCAGCAGATGGCCGCGCGGGTGCAGCTGGAGCAGATGCGGCGTGGTGGCGTGCCGGCACTGCCGCCGGGTGGACAGATTCCCGCCGGGGTGCAGCAGATGCTGGCCGGCGGGGACAAGGACGACGACTCCGGCCACGGCCAGTACCTGTAG
- a CDS encoding enoyl-CoA hydratase-related protein, translating to MRDLTDVRYETADHTATITIDRPERMNAFRGKTVDELIHAFKTAWSDPTVGTIILTGAGDRAFCAGGDVKERAETGGYGDTEWGTFEIERLHRIIRDVPKPVIAAVNGIAIGGGHVLHVLADLTIAAPHARFGQSGPRVGSFDAGFGSAYLARVIGEKRARELWFRCRLIDAEQALDWGLVNEIAPDGELAATAQAWADDINRHSPTALRFLKHSFNADTDHLSGLSHLAFDGLDLYSHTDEAGEGAAAFAEKREPDFRRFRR from the coding sequence ATGAGAGACCTCACGGACGTGCGCTACGAGACCGCCGATCACACCGCGACCATCACGATCGACCGCCCCGAACGGATGAACGCCTTCCGCGGTAAGACCGTCGACGAGCTCATCCACGCCTTCAAGACCGCCTGGTCGGATCCGACGGTCGGGACGATCATTCTCACCGGGGCCGGTGACCGGGCGTTCTGCGCCGGGGGCGATGTCAAGGAACGCGCCGAGACCGGCGGGTACGGCGACACCGAGTGGGGGACTTTCGAGATCGAACGACTGCACCGGATCATCCGCGACGTGCCCAAACCGGTCATCGCGGCGGTCAACGGGATCGCCATCGGAGGTGGGCACGTCCTGCACGTCCTGGCGGACCTAACCATCGCGGCTCCCCATGCCCGATTCGGACAGTCCGGTCCCCGGGTCGGCAGCTTCGACGCGGGGTTCGGTTCGGCGTATCTGGCGCGGGTCATCGGCGAGAAGCGAGCCAGGGAACTGTGGTTTCGGTGCCGGTTGATCGACGCGGAGCAGGCTCTGGACTGGGGTCTCGTTAACGAGATCGCGCCCGACGGGGAACTCGCGGCCACCGCGCAAGCCTGGGCCGACGACATCAATCGGCACTCACCGACCGCGTTGCGGTTTCTCAAGCACTCCTTCAACGCCGACACCGATCACCTCAGTGGACTCTCTCATCTGGCGTTCGACGGGCTGGATCTGTACAGCCACACCGATGAGGCCGGTGAGGGAGCAGCCGCCTTCGCCGAGAAACGGGAACCGGACTTCCGCAGGTTCCGCCGCTGA
- a CDS encoding formylglycine-generating enzyme family protein, which yields MVRIEGGTFVLGGEDPDANPADREGPPRTVHLSSFHIDPICVTNAAFASFVKHSGYVTEAEREGWSYVFHLLLPRQAENHILNASVPQTPWWLPVAGANWRQPAGPGSQAPPNHPVVQVSWNDAVAYADWAGKRLPTEAQWEAAARGGLERARYPWGNTLLVNGAHRCNIWQGRFPDLNTADDGHLGTAPVKTFRPNGYGLYQMSGNVWEWCADHWGTGSLPAESTDPTGPQEGTARVTRGGSFLCHESYCNRYRVAARTFNTPESSSQNTGFRCVS from the coding sequence ATGGTTCGCATCGAGGGCGGCACGTTCGTCCTGGGTGGCGAGGATCCCGATGCCAACCCGGCCGACCGGGAGGGCCCACCGCGCACGGTGCACCTGTCCTCATTCCACATTGATCCCATCTGTGTCACCAATGCCGCGTTCGCGTCGTTCGTGAAGCACTCCGGCTACGTCACCGAAGCCGAGCGGGAAGGCTGGTCATACGTCTTCCACCTGCTGCTGCCCCGACAGGCCGAGAACCACATCCTCAACGCCTCGGTTCCGCAGACACCGTGGTGGCTGCCGGTCGCCGGGGCGAACTGGCGGCAACCGGCGGGACCGGGTTCGCAGGCGCCGCCGAATCATCCGGTCGTGCAGGTGTCCTGGAACGACGCGGTCGCCTACGCCGACTGGGCGGGAAAGCGGCTGCCCACCGAGGCTCAGTGGGAGGCGGCGGCACGCGGCGGGCTGGAGCGAGCGCGCTATCCGTGGGGGAACACACTGCTGGTCAACGGCGCGCACCGCTGCAATATCTGGCAGGGACGGTTTCCCGACCTCAACACCGCCGACGACGGCCACCTCGGGACCGCGCCGGTGAAAACGTTCCGCCCCAACGGATACGGGCTCTATCAGATGTCCGGCAACGTCTGGGAGTGGTGCGCCGACCACTGGGGAACCGGGTCCCTCCCCGCCGAATCCACCGATCCGACCGGACCGCAGGAGGGAACCGCGAGGGTCACCCGGGGCGGCTCCTTCCTGTGTCATGAGTCCTATTGCAACCGATACCGGGTCGCCGCGCGCACGTTCAACACGCCGGAGTCGAGTTCACAGAACACCGGTTTCCGTTGTGTCTCCTGA
- a CDS encoding alpha/beta hydrolase family protein, with amino-acid sequence MADPRDVLTRPAVEGVTFGYGDSPDQVVECFGPEDGPPIVFIHGGFWRHEYDRTHVRPLCNALAQLGSRVFAIEYRRTGGAGGFPTTFQDVLAALRAVGTRTTGPVVLAGHSAGGHLALWAAAPPSDSAVEPADRSTTSARSPIPIASVVALAPVSDLARAFHDDLDGGAVAALLGGSPEEFPQRYLAVDPARSTGIDVPVTVIHGELDDWVPVDYSRRHVAEHGGDLVVLTDIEHFGLIDPESSAWSWVYDAMRCR; translated from the coding sequence ATGGCCGATCCCCGTGACGTGTTGACCCGCCCGGCGGTCGAGGGCGTCACGTTCGGCTACGGCGATTCCCCCGATCAGGTGGTCGAATGTTTCGGGCCCGAGGACGGGCCGCCGATCGTGTTCATCCACGGTGGATTCTGGCGACACGAGTACGATCGCACCCACGTGCGTCCACTGTGTAATGCCCTGGCGCAGTTGGGATCCCGTGTCTTCGCCATCGAATATCGGCGCACCGGCGGCGCCGGAGGATTTCCCACGACCTTTCAGGACGTCCTCGCCGCACTGCGGGCGGTCGGCACCCGCACCACCGGCCCGGTGGTCCTGGCCGGTCACTCGGCGGGCGGACACCTGGCGTTGTGGGCGGCCGCTCCACCTTCCGACAGTGCCGTCGAACCCGCCGACCGGTCCACCACCTCGGCACGCTCCCCGATTCCCATCGCCTCGGTCGTGGCGTTGGCGCCGGTCAGCGACCTGGCCAGGGCCTTCCACGATGACCTGGACGGCGGCGCGGTGGCCGCTCTGCTGGGCGGATCCCCGGAGGAGTTCCCGCAGCGGTACCTCGCGGTGGACCCGGCCCGGTCAACCGGGATCGACGTCCCGGTCACGGTCATCCACGGTGAACTGGACGATTGGGTACCGGTTGACTATTCCCGCCGCCACGTCGCCGAGCACGGCGGCGACCTGGTCGTGCTGACCGATATAGAGCACTTCGGACTCATCGACCCCGAGTCGTCGGCGTGGTCGTGGGTGTACGATGCGATGCGGTGCCGGTAA
- the corA gene encoding magnesium/cobalt transporter CorA has product MSDFRTLAKRAFRMPTVRRQVHQAPPTTVEPVAVPEPSSLIDSALYRDGSRVYTPDSLAETYRLARADPATMAWIGLRRPTEAELTSLATEFDLHELALEDAMEAHQRAKLERYGETLFVVLRAARYLDASETVEFSELHLFVGPGFVLTVRHGSVPDLSAVRRRMESEPELLSSGPEAVLYAIFDAVVDGYAPVVAGLQNDIDEIETEVFGGDPAVSRRIYELSREVVEFQRAVRPLSGMLRSLAAGWEKYGVDEELRRYLRDVADHAASVMEQVDTFRQALADMLTVNATLVAQQQNAEMKALTEASFEQNEEIKKVSAWAAILFAPTLIGTIYGMNFDFMPETHWRFGYPMAIGMMAATCVCLFVIFKRRNWL; this is encoded by the coding sequence ATGTCTGACTTTCGCACCCTGGCCAAGCGTGCCTTCCGGATGCCCACCGTTCGCCGTCAAGTCCACCAGGCTCCGCCCACAACCGTTGAACCGGTGGCGGTTCCGGAACCGAGCAGCCTCATCGACTCCGCCCTCTACCGGGACGGAAGTCGTGTCTACACACCGGATTCGCTCGCCGAGACCTACCGGCTGGCCCGCGCCGACCCGGCGACCATGGCCTGGATCGGCCTGCGTCGCCCCACCGAAGCCGAACTGACGTCACTGGCCACCGAATTCGACCTCCACGAACTGGCCCTCGAAGACGCTATGGAGGCACACCAACGCGCCAAGTTGGAACGCTACGGCGAGACCCTCTTCGTGGTGCTGCGGGCGGCGCGGTACCTCGACGCCTCCGAAACCGTCGAGTTCAGCGAACTGCACCTGTTCGTCGGTCCCGGTTTCGTGCTCACCGTTCGCCACGGCAGCGTACCCGACCTGTCGGCGGTTCGGCGTCGAATGGAATCGGAGCCGGAGCTGCTGTCGAGCGGACCCGAAGCCGTCCTGTACGCCATCTTCGATGCCGTCGTGGACGGTTACGCACCGGTCGTCGCGGGACTCCAGAACGACATCGACGAGATCGAGACCGAGGTCTTCGGCGGCGACCCCGCGGTGTCGCGACGCATCTACGAACTGTCCCGTGAGGTCGTCGAGTTCCAACGCGCGGTGCGTCCCCTGTCGGGAATGCTGCGATCACTGGCGGCCGGTTGGGAGAAATACGGTGTCGACGAGGAACTGCGGCGATACCTGCGCGACGTCGCCGACCACGCCGCCTCCGTGATGGAACAGGTCGACACGTTCCGGCAGGCACTGGCCGACATGCTCACCGTCAACGCCACCCTGGTCGCCCAACAGCAGAACGCCGAGATGAAGGCGCTGACCGAAGCCAGTTTCGAGCAGAACGAGGAGATCAAGAAGGTATCGGCCTGGGCGGCGATCCTGTTCGCGCCGACCCTGATCGGCACCATCTACGGCATGAACTTCGACTTCATGCCCGAGACCCATTGGCGGTTCGGCTATCCGATGGCGATCGGCATGATGGCCGCCACCTGCGTCTGCCTGTTCGTGATCTTCAAGCGACGCAACTGGTTGTGA
- a CDS encoding DUF1707 SHOCT-like domain-containing protein: protein MSSEIAPRPVPEVLASDAEREAAVARLNQAVSEGRLTITEFTDRSGAVYAARTRGDVDACLTGLPEPDPDLVEHSAADSGTDLMVGSIKRYGRWRLPAASELAVKLGTVKLDLRDAAFSARDTHLRVQVKVGTIKVVVPDNVRLIVTGETRVGSRQVEDNPLPRAVPAMTVRLTAVTGVGTVKVHVVSRDKPRSPYW, encoded by the coding sequence ATGTCCAGCGAAATCGCCCCTCGCCCGGTGCCCGAGGTGTTGGCGTCCGATGCCGAGCGGGAAGCCGCGGTCGCCCGGCTGAACCAGGCCGTCAGCGAGGGTCGCCTCACCATCACCGAGTTCACCGACCGCAGTGGGGCCGTCTACGCCGCCCGTACCCGCGGTGATGTCGACGCCTGCCTGACCGGGCTGCCCGAGCCCGATCCCGACCTGGTCGAGCATTCCGCCGCCGACTCCGGCACTGATCTGATGGTCGGTTCGATCAAACGATACGGCCGGTGGCGGCTGCCGGCGGCCAGTGAACTGGCCGTCAAACTGGGAACGGTCAAGCTGGACCTGCGGGACGCGGCGTTCAGCGCCCGCGACACCCACCTGCGGGTTCAGGTCAAAGTGGGCACGATCAAGGTGGTGGTGCCGGACAACGTTCGGCTGATCGTGACCGGCGAGACCCGTGTCGGGTCCCGGCAGGTCGAGGACAATCCGCTGCCGCGGGCCGTTCCGGCGATGACGGTGCGGCTGACCGCCGTCACCGGTGTGGGAACGGTGAAGGTCCACGTGGTGTCCAGGGACAAGCCCCGCAGCCCTTACTGGTGA
- a CDS encoding NUDIX hydrolase, whose amino-acid sequence MTESSLRTVPYAFAERARRFYRDGTEPAAPRRAATVMILRDLPHVAGTCGGIEVYLIRRQPSMAFAGGLYAFPGGGMDAGDIDVQSAALREVREETGLKLRELHAWCRWVTPEFEPRRYDTWFYVARQPDDATPMDISGEADWAGWMSPEVALREHRAAMLPPTAQALSDLTGHLTVDSVLATAEERDLSPVLPRIVFAEDGSAFIALPGEVGY is encoded by the coding sequence TTGACTGAATCCTCATTGCGAACCGTTCCGTACGCGTTCGCCGAACGGGCTCGCCGGTTCTATCGCGACGGCACGGAACCGGCCGCTCCGCGACGTGCCGCGACGGTGATGATCCTGCGGGATCTGCCGCACGTCGCCGGTACCTGCGGCGGCATCGAGGTCTATCTGATCCGTCGACAACCCAGCATGGCGTTCGCGGGTGGACTGTATGCGTTTCCCGGTGGCGGAATGGACGCCGGCGACATCGACGTGCAGTCGGCGGCGCTGCGGGAAGTCCGGGAGGAGACCGGGCTCAAGCTGCGGGAACTGCACGCCTGGTGCCGCTGGGTGACGCCCGAGTTCGAACCGCGCCGCTACGACACCTGGTTCTATGTGGCCAGACAACCCGACGACGCGACACCGATGGACATCAGTGGCGAAGCCGACTGGGCCGGTTGGATGTCGCCGGAGGTCGCGTTGCGGGAACACCGTGCCGCGATGCTGCCGCCGACGGCGCAGGCGCTGTCGGATCTGACGGGTCACCTGACCGTGGACAGTGTCCTGGCCACCGCGGAGGAACGCGACCTGTCGCCGGTGTTGCCGCGCATCGTCTTCGCCGAGGACGGATCCGCTTTCATCGCGTTGCCCGGTGAGGTCGGGTACTAG
- a CDS encoding thiolase family protein, whose protein sequence is MDAYLIDAVRTPFGKHAGGLSHIRTDDLAALPVARLIERNPHLSPADVDDVILGDTNGAGEDNRNVARMAALLAGLPDSVPGVTVNRLCASGAEAIVQAGRMVRTGDATHVIAGGVESMSRAPFIMPRPDRAFPRSLELTPTQVGWRLINPKMNAEWIRPLGECAQRVAEELGIDRARQDEWAARSHELADKAWRDDVFADRVMSVEGVTRDESIRPGTTTETLAGLRSAFTPDGAVTAGNASPINDGAAAVLVSAVPEPHAMARLVASATVGVAPERFSLGPVDAINKVLARAGLAFDDIDVWEINEAFSAMVLSCLHQLPKIPVEKVNRQGGAIAYGHPLGASAPRIIMDLCDQLRRRGGGYGIAAACIGVGQGMAVVVHVD, encoded by the coding sequence GTGGACGCCTACCTCATCGACGCGGTGCGCACCCCCTTCGGCAAACACGCCGGCGGCCTGTCGCACATCCGAACCGACGACCTCGCGGCGCTGCCCGTCGCCCGGCTCATCGAACGCAACCCCCACCTGTCACCCGCCGACGTCGACGACGTGATCCTCGGCGACACCAACGGCGCCGGGGAGGACAACCGCAACGTGGCCAGGATGGCCGCACTGCTTGCCGGATTGCCCGACTCGGTCCCCGGGGTCACCGTCAACCGGCTGTGCGCCTCGGGTGCCGAGGCGATCGTGCAGGCGGGCCGGATGGTCCGAACCGGGGATGCCACGCACGTCATCGCCGGTGGGGTCGAATCGATGAGCCGCGCGCCGTTCATCATGCCGCGACCCGACCGGGCGTTTCCCCGGTCTCTGGAACTCACCCCGACGCAGGTCGGCTGGCGATTGATCAACCCGAAGATGAACGCGGAGTGGATTCGGCCGTTGGGCGAGTGCGCGCAGCGGGTCGCTGAGGAACTCGGCATCGACCGAGCACGCCAGGACGAGTGGGCCGCGCGCAGTCACGAACTGGCCGACAAGGCGTGGCGCGACGACGTGTTCGCCGACAGAGTCATGTCGGTCGAGGGCGTCACCAGAGACGAGAGCATTCGACCGGGCACCACGACCGAAACCCTCGCCGGGTTGCGGTCGGCGTTCACCCCCGACGGCGCGGTCACGGCGGGAAACGCCTCGCCGATCAACGACGGTGCCGCCGCCGTCCTGGTCTCGGCGGTCCCGGAACCTCACGCGATGGCGCGGCTGGTGGCCTCGGCGACGGTCGGGGTCGCACCCGAACGGTTCTCACTGGGACCGGTCGACGCGATCAACAAGGTGCTGGCTCGCGCCGGACTCGCATTCGACGACATCGACGTCTGGGAGATCAATGAGGCGTTCAGCGCGATGGTGCTGTCCTGTCTGCATCAGCTCCCGAAGATCCCGGTGGAAAAAGTCAACCGACAGGGTGGGGCGATCGCGTACGGACACCCACTGGGAGCCTCCGCACCGCGTATCATCATGGACCTGTGTGACCAGTTGCGCCGACGGGGCGGCGGCTACGGGATCGCCGCGGCTTGCATCGGCGTCGGGCAGGGTATGGCGGTGGTGGTACACGTTGACTGA
- a CDS encoding inorganic phosphate transporter: MDPMLIGVIAVILAAMVFDYTNGFHDAANAIATSVSTRALSPRQALALAAVGNFVGAHLGAKVAQTVGSGLVTLPQERIGLAVVLAGVLGAITWNLITWWFGLPSSSSHALFGGLVGATLVAGYEVLWGGILEKVVIPMIASPLVGLVLGFGAMIAILWIFKNGNPRRLNRGFKVAQSVSAAAMAVGHGMQDAAKTMGIVVLALYIGGFQDNTQHIPEWVFISSAAVLAAGTYAGGWRIIKTLGRKVIDLGPPEGFAAETVASGVLYTNALVFGAPISTTHTITSAIMGVGTTKGLAAVRWGVAGNIVVAWILTFPAAAAVAAGVYYVVRPLF, from the coding sequence GTGGACCCGATGCTCATCGGGGTCATCGCCGTCATCTTGGCGGCGATGGTCTTTGACTACACCAACGGCTTTCACGATGCCGCCAATGCGATCGCGACCTCGGTCTCCACCAGAGCGCTCAGCCCTCGCCAGGCGTTGGCGCTGGCCGCGGTCGGTAACTTCGTCGGCGCCCACCTGGGTGCCAAGGTCGCGCAGACCGTCGGATCGGGTCTGGTCACCCTCCCGCAGGAACGCATCGGATTGGCGGTGGTCCTGGCCGGAGTGTTGGGCGCCATCACCTGGAACCTGATCACCTGGTGGTTCGGGTTGCCGTCCTCGTCGTCGCACGCACTGTTCGGCGGACTCGTCGGCGCCACCCTGGTCGCCGGATACGAGGTCCTGTGGGGCGGCATCCTGGAGAAGGTCGTCATCCCGATGATCGCCTCCCCGCTGGTCGGTCTGGTCCTCGGTTTCGGCGCGATGATCGCGATCCTGTGGATCTTCAAGAACGGGAATCCCCGTCGACTCAACCGCGGCTTCAAGGTCGCGCAGTCGGTCTCGGCGGCCGCGATGGCCGTCGGACACGGTATGCAGGACGCCGCCAAGACCATGGGAATCGTGGTGTTGGCCCTGTACATCGGTGGTTTCCAGGACAACACGCAGCACATTCCCGAGTGGGTGTTCATCTCCTCGGCGGCGGTGCTGGCGGCGGGAACCTACGCCGGTGGTTGGCGAATCATCAAGACGTTGGGCCGCAAGGTCATCGACCTGGGCCCGCCGGAGGGCTTCGCCGCCGAAACGGTGGCCAGCGGTGTCCTCTACACCAACGCGTTGGTGTTCGGTGCACCCATTTCGACCACCCACACCATCACCTCCGCGATCATGGGTGTCGGCACGACCAAGGGGCTGGCAGCGGTCCGTTGGGGTGTCGCCGGAAACATCGTGGTCGCCTGGATTCTGACCTTCCCGGCGGCGGCTGCCGTCGCGGCGGGCGTCTACTACGTCGTTCGCCCCCTCTTCTGA
- a CDS encoding DUF47 domain-containing protein, whose protein sequence is MRFSLRPQDDAFYKFFTDAANNIVKGTAILAELAEPEADAQSVSERLVEVEHANDDITHELYNKINSTFVTPLDREDLYALGSQLDDVMDHIEAAGNLVYLYGLSELPAPPREMIELFNVLTEQARITADAMPKLKGMDASLRDYWIECNRLENDGDRAYRMLLVRLFSGEYEALTVLKLKEVADELEKACDAFEHVSNTVETISVKES, encoded by the coding sequence GTGCGGTTTTCACTGCGTCCGCAGGACGACGCGTTCTACAAATTCTTTACGGACGCGGCGAACAATATCGTCAAAGGCACCGCGATCCTGGCCGAACTGGCCGAGCCCGAGGCCGATGCCCAATCCGTGTCGGAGCGGCTCGTCGAGGTCGAACACGCCAACGACGACATCACTCATGAGTTGTACAACAAGATCAACTCGACGTTTGTGACTCCGCTCGATCGCGAGGACTTGTACGCGTTGGGTTCGCAGCTCGACGACGTCATGGACCACATCGAGGCCGCCGGAAACCTGGTGTACCTCTACGGGCTGTCCGAGCTTCCTGCTCCGCCGCGCGAGATGATCGAGCTGTTCAACGTGTTGACCGAACAGGCGCGGATCACCGCCGATGCGATGCCGAAGCTCAAGGGTATGGATGCGTCGCTTCGGGACTACTGGATCGAATGCAATCGGTTGGAGAACGACGGCGACCGCGCCTACCGGATGCTGCTGGTTCGGCTGTTCTCCGGCGAGTACGAGGCCCTGACGGTTCTCAAGCTCAAGGAAGTCGCCGACGAACTCGAGAAAGCCTGTGACGCCTTCGAGCACGTCTCGAACACGGTCGAGACGATCTCGGTGAAGGAATCGTAA